A window of Cytobacillus sp. FSL H8-0458 genomic DNA:
AGAGTAAAAGCATTAACACCATCAACAACTCTGGCAATCACTGCTAAAGCAAAAGAGCTAAAGGCCCAGGGACATGATGTTATCGGATTGGGAGCAGGCGAGCCGGATTTTAATACGCCTCAGCATATCATTGATGCTGCCGTGAAATCCATGAATGAGGGACATACAAAATATACACCATCGGCAGGTCTTCCAGCATTAAAGAAAGAAATCGCAAACAAGTTTAAAAAAGATCAGGGACTTGAATATGATGCTTCACAAATCATCGTAACCAATGGGGCAAAGCATGGCTTATATACACTGTTCCAGGTCTTGCTGAATGAAGGGGATGAAGTCATTATCCCGATTCCATATTGGGTCAGCTATCCAGAACAGGTTAAACTAGCCGGGGGTGTTCCTGTTTATGCAGAGGGAAGAGAAGAAAATGACTTTAAAATCACTCCGGAGCAGCTGGCCAAAAGCATAACTGACAAAACCAAGGCAGTTATTATCAACTCTCCAAGCAACCCGACTGGCATGCTTTATTCTGCAGAGGAATTAAAGGAGCTTGGAGAGGTATGTTTAAAGCATAATGTTCTGATCATTTCTGATGAAATTTATGAAAAACTGGTTTATGGCAGCCATCAGCATACTTCGATTGCTGAGCTTTCACCTGAGCTTAAGGAACAAACCATTATTATCAACGGGGTATCCAAATCTCATTCTATGACAGGCTGGAGAATTGGATATGCTGCAGGCAATAAGAGTATTATCAAAGCTATGACCAACCTTGCCAGCCACAGTACATCCAACCCGACAACAACAGCACAATATGGCTCAATTGCTGCATATGCCGGGCCGCAGGATACACTGAAAGAAATGAGAGAAGCATTCGAACATCGACTAAACGTTATATATAATAAATTAATCAGCATTCCAGGCTTTACCTGTGTAAAGCCACAAGGAGCATTTTATCTGTTTCCTAATGTAAAAAAGGCAGCAGAATTGACCGGATTTGCGAGTGTTGATGAATTTGTGGAGGCGCTTCTGGAGGAAGCGATGGTTGCAGTCATTCCTGGATCTGGTTTTGGCGCTCCGGACAATATCCGTTTATCCTATGCAACTTCTCTTGAGTTATTAGAAAAGGCAGTGGAACGGATGCACGGATTTGTTGAAAAGAACTTAAAATAATAGTGAAACGGGAGAGCCGGATCGTATCCGGCTTCCTTCTATGTTTTCAGCCTAATTAGAGCGTTTTATTGCTTGTCAATGTGCTTGAAGGTATAATATATAGCGATACATAAGAAGTGATTGCTTAGATTTTTTTGGAGGGAAACTTAAATTGATAAAAACGACAATTTCTCAAGTTCATAAATATGTTGACCAGGAAGTTACCATCGGTGCTTGGATTGCCAACAAGCGTTCAAGCGGGAAGATTGCGTTTTTGCAGCTGCGCGATGGTACAGGATTTATTCAAGGTGTTGTAGTAAAAGCGGAAGTGCCGGAGGAAATCTTTCAAGGTGCTAAAACAGTCACACAGGAATCTTCCGTATATGTAACGGGCAGAATCCAAAAGGACGAGCGTTCTCCTTTTGGATTTGAAATGCTGGTTACAGGCCTTGAAGTTCTTCATCAGGCTGTCGATTATCCTATTACGCCAAAAGAGCATGGAACTGAATTCCTCATGGATAATCGCCACTTGTGGCTGCGGTCCCGCCGTCAGCATGCAGTGATGAAAATCAGAAATGAAATTATCCGGGCAACTTATGAGTTTTTCAATGAGCAAGGGTTTTCCAAGGTTGACCCGCCAATTCTGACGGGCAGCGCACCGGAAGGCACGTCCGAGCTTTTTGCGACCAAGTATTTTGATGAAGATGCTTATTTATCCCAAAGCGGCCAGCTTTATATGGAAGCAGCTGCGATGGCTCTTGGAAGAGTATTTTCATTCGGGCCGACTTTCCGTGCTGAAAAATCAAAAACCCGCCGTCATTTAATCGAATTTTGGATGATTGAACCTGAAATGGCTTTCTGTGAATTTGATGAAAACTTAAAGGTTCAGGAAGAATATGTTGCTCATATTGTTCAGTCCGTACTTAAGAATTGTTCAATTGAACTTAAAACACTTGGCCGTGATACAGAGAAGCTTGAGAGAATTACGGCTCCATTCCCGCGCATAACGTATGATGAAGCAATTAAGTTTCTTCAGGAAAAAGGCTTCGATGATATTCAGTGGGGAGACGACTTTGGAGCACCGCATGAGACAGCTATTGCAGAAAGCTATGATAAGCCAGTCTTTATCACGCACTATCCAACTTCACTGAAGCCTTTCTATATGCAGCCGGATCCTTCAAGAGAAGATGTTGTACTATGTGCCGACTTGATTGCACCTGAAGGATATGGAGAAATCATCGGCGGCTCTGAGCGGATACATGATTATGACCTGCTTAAGCAGCGAATTGATGAGCATAATTTAGATTTGGATGCTTACAAGTGGTATCTGGAGCTTCGCCAATACGGTTCAGTGCCTCATTCCGGATTTGGTCTTGGACTTGAAAGAACAGTTGCCTGGATTAGCGGCGTCGAGCATGTACGTGAAACAATTCCGTTCCCTCGATTATTAAACCGTCTATATCCATAATGAAAATGAATTAATAAATAATGCAAAAATCCGCCTCCCGCGGATTTTTTGCTTCTTCCGGTTTCGTTAGAACATCCAGAAGAAGGCAGTCAAGCTGAATCTTCATGGAAAAGTTACCGTTTTTTCAACTCACTTTAGTCACTATGTTCATGATATACTGAGAAGGAGGTGTCCCGAATGTCTAAAAATAGTTTATTAAAGTGGATACAGGAAGGTAATATTTCCATACCTGGAGTCCTGCTGTCACAATATAAAGAAATGAATTTGAATGAGCATGAACTCGTCCTGATACTTCATGTAATTTCCTATATTGAACATGGGAATAAATTTCCCACCCCTGTAGAATTATCTTCCCGCATGACCATTTCTGTGGCTGAATGCACGGAAATGCTAAGAAAACTAATCCAAAAAGGCTTTATTGATATTAAAGACAGCTACTCTGCCGATGGTATCAGATATGAAAGTTACCATCTTGATCCGCTCTGGGAGAAGCTCATTGATCAGTTTCTGTTAAGCGGTAAAAAAGAGGAAGCTGCTAAGATGCAGCAGGAGGAAACAGATCTTTATACCTGCTTTGAAAGGGAGTTTGGCAGGCCGCTTTCACCTTTTGAATGTGAGACACTTGCTCTTTGGATGGATGATGATCACCATGATCCCCATATTATAAAAGCTGCCTTAAGAGAATCTGTCCTGTCCGGTAAACTGAATTTCAGATATATAGACAGGATTCTTTTTGAATGGAAAAAGAACGGCATAAAAACGATTGAACAGGCTAAAAGCTATGGGAAAAAATTCAGGCAGAATCAAACACAGCAAAGGACGAAGAGGGAGGATACTCCGTCGCAGACAACGAAATCTGTTCCCTTTTATAATTGGCTTGAACAGTAAGCAGGCACTGCTGCCCGAAAAATATTGAAGATAATAAGTTGGTGATTTCTTTGTTAAATAAAACACAAATTAGACACTGCCTTGATGCAATGGGAGAAATGTTCCCGGAAGCACATTGCGAATTGAATCATTCCAACCCCTTTGAACTGGTCATAGCAGTGGCACTGTCTGCACAATGTACGGATGCACTGGTTAACAAAGTGACAAGAAACCTGTTCCAAAAGTATAAAACCCCCCAGGATTACCTAGATGTTTCCATAGAGGAATTGCAGGAGGATATCCGCTCCATTGGTCTTTATCGAAACAAAGCCAAGAATATCCAAAAGCTATGCAGATTGCTTCTCGATGAATATGGAGGGGTAGTGCCCCGTGACAGAGACGAGCTTACAAAGCTTCCCGGAGTAGGCCGCAAAACTGCTAATGTCGTTGTTTCAGTGGCTTTTGGGGTACCTGCCATTGCAGTTGATACTCATGTTGAACGAGTCAGCAAAAGGCTTGGTTTCTGCCGCTGGAAGGACTCTGTACTGGAAGTTGAAAAGGCATTGATGAAGAAAGTGCCCATGGATGAATGGTCCATTACCCATCATCGTATGATCTTTTTTGGAAGATATCATTGTAAGGCGCAGAATCCTCAATGTGAGATATGTCCGCTGCTCGATTTATGCCGGGAAGGCAAAAAACGAATGAAGGTGAAGCAGGCAAAATGACCGGAGAAATCGTCATTCCTGTTAAAGAACAATTATGCCATTCCCTGTTTTATAAAAGGGGTGATTCATTGGCTGTAAAAGAAGAATCTCTTTTCGCTTACCAGCCGCTGCCGCCCTTTTTATATGAAGCGGCTTTTTATGCGGTGATCCCTGCAGTAAGGCCTTGGGAAAATAATGAGAAATATATCCCCGTTTTGATTGATGAGTGGGCAGGACAGAAGCGTATTCTGGGTATGCACTTCTCAAACCGGGACCGGAAAGCCGCTTTAGGTCCGATGAAAGCATCTTTGGGAGTATTTTTACAGCTGCTCTATTGGACAAACAGCAAGCCGGTAAACCTTCAGGCAGATCCCGGAGAATTGACAATAAAGCCAGTAAACCTAAAAGAGCGGCTGGATTTCATTGCTGCACGTCCGGCATTTTATCACTCTTACATACAGCTGTCTGAACTAATCGCTGAAATGGAGAAGCAATATAAGAAGATGCTGGCATTGGGTAAAATGAAGAAAAAGCGCTGATTCAAAACTGAATCAGCGCTTTTTTCATTAGCTTTATTTAATTACGGCCGCCACTGGATTCAGATCCGTTGCCGGAAGCTCCTCCGGTGCCACCGCCAGTCCCAGTTCCAGTCCCTGCTCCGGTACCTGTATCGCCATCTCCAGTACCTGTACCGCCATCTCCAGTACCTGTACCGCCATCGCCAGTACCTGTACCGCCATCGCCTTCACCATCACCGTTTCCGGCTCCGTCACCATCTCCAGAGCCTTCTCCGGAACCTTCACCATTACCATTTCCAGAACCGTCACCATTTTGGTTTCCGTCCTGGCCGCCTTCACCATTTTGATTGTCCTGACCTTCCTGTTCTTCTTCTTCCGTTCCATCCTGCCCTTCACCTTCCGTTCCATCTTCTTCGATGAGGCTTGGGTCAGGGATTTCTACTTTTACAGACGCAGGATCACTTTGCTGGTCACCGTTAAATGCTGTTACTTTAAAGGTATACACAGCACCTGGCTGAGGGTTGGCAATTTTTAAGCCTTTTTCTGAAGTAACGCTAAGCTGCTGATCTCCGCCTTCATTTACGGATACAGTCACTTCAAATTGAGTGCCTTCTGCATCTTCCGGGTAATCCCATGATAATGTGATCTCATTTGCATCCTGGTCAAAGTTCGCTGACAGGCCAGAAGGGGGGTCCAGTTTATCAAACTTCTCGGACACTTGTGTCGGAGCATTGCCTTTTACAGCGTACTCATAAATGATTTGCTCCTTAGGTGTGTACTGGCTTGCCAGTTTGGCAGGATTGCTGCCTTTTTCAATGGCTACCTTCTCTACAGAGTTAGGGGCCTTGAAGTCTTCTGTTTCTTTTCCTTCTGATACATGTGCCATTAAGCTGCTGAAAAGCTTTTGAGCAATTTTTTGCTCATCGCCGGCCGGGATATAATTTTTTCTATCCTGATAGCCGGTCCAGACAGCTGCGGTATAGTTAGTTGTATAGCCTGCAAACCAGGCATCAGGCACGGCACCTCTAGGTATTCCAAATTCCTGTTCCTGTTCATCCGTGTAGTTTGTAGTCCCTGTTTTTCCTGCTACAGGCAATCCTGGAACATCAGCCAGACGGCCGGTTCCGTAAGAAGATTTAACTGCACTTTTCAGCATGTCACTGATCATAAATGCTGTATAATCCTTCATAACTACTTCAGATTCAGGTTTCAAATCAAGCTTCGTGCCGTCACGCATTTCAATTTGCTTGATGGCATGTGGCTCAGTGTAGAAGCCATTGTTTCCAAATGCACTGTATGCACCAGCTACCTGAAGAGAAGAAACTTCATAAGCGCCGATAGAATAGGACTCATACATCTCTTTCATTGGAATGCCTAATTTATTGGTGAATTCCAATGCTTTATCAGTTCCGACTTCCTGAAGTGTTTTCAGAGCCGGAATGTTGCGTGAGCGGGCAAGGGCCTCACGCATTGACATAGGACCCATGTGCTTTCCATCCCAGTTATTGATTTTTGTACCTCCGGAATATGTGTGAGGTTCATCAACAATTGTCTGGTAAGTCCCCCATTTTAGATATTCAATTGCTGGTCCATAATCGACAATTGGTTTAAAGGTTGAACCGGCATGTCGTTTTTGATCCACGGCAAAGTTAAAGCCGCGTTTCACTTCCTGATTGCGTCCTCCGCCGATTGCTCTGATTTCACCCGTCTTTGTATCAAGAAGGGTGATTCCCGCCTGAAACTCTTCATCAGGATACGCTACAGCTGCATCAGTGTTTAAAATGTTTTCTACGTGTTTCTGTGCATTTGGATCGAGGGTCGTATAAATTTTCAGCCCGTCAGAATATGGATTTAGATCCGGGTATTTTTTTTCGACTTCGTCCAAGACAACATCGATGAAAGAATCATATTTTGATTCGTTTGTTTCTCTTTTTTCTTCAGCCACAAGTGTAGATTCCACAGGAACCTTTTGGGCTGCTTTCATTTCTTCTTTTGTAATAAAACCATGCTGATTCATTAGAGAAAGGACAATATTTCTCCTTTTCTCTGCATTGTCAGGATGATCAAAAGGATTATAATTGTTCGGGCTTTGCGGCATACCGGCTAGCAGGGCAGCTTCATGCAGTTCCAGCTCACTAAGTTCCTTATCGAAGAAAATTTTCGATGCCGTTAAAACGCCATGGCCTTCAGACATATAAATCTTGTTCACATACATCTCAAAGATTTCCTGTTTTGTATACTTGCGTTCCAGCTGGAACGCAAGCCAGGCTTCCTGGGCTTTCCTGCTAAGCGTTTTTTCATTATTCAAGAAGGAGTTCTTTACCACCTGCTGGGTAATCGTACTTGCCCCTTCAGAACCAAATCCGCGCGTAACATTAGCGATAACAGCACCGCCTAAACGGATTAAGTCCATTCCATTATGTTTATAAAAGCGGACATCCTCAGTTGCCAAAAAGGCGTCTTCCACAAGTTTGGGAATGTCTTCATATGCGACATAATCCCGGTTTTCCGAGCCTACATCTGTAATGAATTCGCCCTCCATATCGTAAATCTGTGAAGAAATGGGATCCTTCAGCAATTTTTCATCAAGCTTTGGTGCGTCTTTCACCATAAAAGCAAAAGCGCCTGCTCCTAAGAGCATTCCAGCAATCCCCAGGGCAATTAAAATAAGGAAAATACGTTTAAAAGTGCCTGTGCCTTTTTTCTTGCCCTTCTTTTTAGGCTTGGATTGCTGTTTGCGGCGCTCCTCCCTCGATTGATATTTTTCTGTCATATCTATGTTCATCCTTTCTGACAATGGAACTGTAAAATTAATTATTTAAGGGTATAAAGATAATCTATTATCTTAATATAGTCAATTCTGGGCTGAAATCCAAGCGGAATGTAATGGCCATTCATTTCAATTTCCCCCTTGGTGATTGATTTTCTCCCCCCATCCTTCATTCTCTCCCAATATGAGAGTAGATGATGTGCCTCTAACAGGAAAACTTCTTCGGTAGCCGAGAAGCGGAGGAGGACAAAACAAATCCCTTGCTGGGCTAAAACTTTCTCCATGTGCTTTACCTGGTGCTCATGAAAGTTCTTTAAAGGGAAGGAGGTCGTGTTCTGGGTTTCTTTTGCTTCAAAATCAATATACCTGCCTTTATACACACCATTATAATCAGTTGTTGATGCTTGTTTGAAATAAGCTTCTTTAATAACGGCTGCACTTCTCTTTGGATAATCGACCTGTACGATTTGAACAGGCGTGGGCTTTTTATGAATAGTGGCTATTCCATGTTCCAAATAGAATTCATTGGTTTCATTTATGTCTTCCTCCAGTGTCATTCCGCGATTGCTGTAGGTCCATTTCTTCTCTGGGGTAAGTTTTTTCACGCTATTAGCAGGCGGGGTATATCTCCTGCCATTAGGATAGTGGAAATTCATGCATTCACCTCGTTTTCAGCTACTCCCTATGATAACAAAAGTAAGCATGATTTGGTTGAATAAAAAGTTCTAAATAACAAAGTATATAGGAAACTCCAGTTATGCAGTATTTTCCGATATTACCCGGCTGCTGCCTGCCGGCCAAATATAGAACATTCATTTTCTGAGGTGAATTGCAATGTTTCTTTCTGGGAAATTCCTGAACAGACATGAGAAAAAGGAACAGGCAATAAAGGATCATGTTATGAAAATGACAGCCAAATATAACCTGGACAATATCTCGAGAACGGAAGCTTATTTTCATTTTTATAAAAAGCATCCTGAAATACGCTGGGCGTTCCTGGCCTCCATGGTATCCCGAAATGCCGGCTGGAATATGTGCGATCTTGAAGGAAACTGTTTTCCTAAATTGATAGGAAAGAAATTCAGGGATATGCTTTATATTACATACGAAAGGGCCAATTGGCTGATTTTTCAGGATGCATTTCCACAGCTGCTCCTCTATCATTATTCGACGAAACTAAATAGGCCAATGTTTCATTTATTAAAAACTTTTCATGTTTCTGCGTTTATGAAACAGGAGTGGCTTTATTTCTGGAAAAATAGAAATAAAAAGAGGTTAATGATTTCACTGGTTATCAACGAACAAAATGTTATTCAAGGGCCGGTAATGGAGCATTCTATTTATAAAAATAAAGTGTTTCATACAATGCTTTTTTCCCTTCAGGACTATCTGCATTTTAGTTCTGTCATCTTTCCTACTTGCAAAGGGGAATTATACGGAGCGAGTGTTAATGGTTTCCGCTCGGTGTCCAAAAGAATTGATCTTGGAAAAAGGCTGGCAGAAATATTATTTGACACAAGTTATTATGACGACGTGTATGAATTTGCTTCATGCACCATTCATACTGGTTCAAGGCATGATTATGAGAAATACTTTAAGGGAAGAAAACGGAGAACCACCCCTTTCTTACGCTGTACATACCCGTTAATCACCCATCACATACATCAATTTACTGATTGGTCTGTCAAAAAACGGGTAAAGAGTAAATGGGCATCAGAATCGGTTGTCCTAAAACATCCCGTCCAAATTACAAAATGGTATTTGCATAAGCAGGAACAGCTTCACAAGGCTGCCAAACTGGGAAAAATATTTCGCTCAATTGGTTAACAGAATAAAACTGCAAATAAAAAAGCAAGGGATCCCTTGCTTTTTTCAAGTTTTTAAGTTGAAGGGCGGTCAGGACCTTCAAGCTTCTTATTGCCATAGCCTGCTTTTGTTTCTTCAAGCTTTTTTGGCTGTACTTTATTTTGTTTTTCTTTTTTTGCCATAACACAACACCTCCGTTCATTAGTTTGTTCAATGATGTTATTTTCATTCTTCGGAGGCTGTCGAAACCTTGCCGCTTCTATGCAAATAAGTACTTTCTTTGGCGAATCACTTCTAGTTTTGTCATGCATGGAGGAAACCTTCAGGGAAGATAGAATTTATGTAGGCACAAAGAAATTTTCACTGTATCCTTCATTGTATTTATTGCAGATGGCAAGGAAAAAGAAATCGGGAGGTTTTTTGAATGCAGGGAAAAATGGTAGAAAAAGAAGAATTGCTGGCCATGCTTTCAGAAATATACGATCAGCTTGAAGAGCTTGAAAATGTACTGGAGTCTAATTTGTCGGGACTTCGGCAGGATTGGTATTATGAGCAGTCAGAAAAAATAGAGGCCTGTGAAAGCAGGCTGGAAGTGATTGAAGAAGATATGACGGCAATCAGCTCTGAGGCAGGCAGTATAGAGAGCGCAAAAAGATCAGCACGAATGAAGCTTGAACTCGGCTTCTAAGTGGAATAGAATAGCAGTATCCTTCAGTAGCTAAAATTGACTAGCTACTTTTATTTTTGGAGATGAAGCCCATGATACAAGAAAATTCCCTGCTGCAAATGACAGAACTGCTGCTTGAATATGTGGAAATCTCAGACAGCAGGTATAAAAAGGTTAAGGAATCAGGTGAAAAGGGTGATTTTTATAATGAAGTCAAACCTTTTGCTGATGAGGTTAAATCCATAAATGACAAATGGAAAGAAGAAGCCCGGGAGTGGGTTAGCATTCATAAACCGCGAAATCTTTATTCACAGCAGATTGAATCTGCTTCTGAACATATTGAAATGGTTTCCATACAGGCATTTTTTCCTGAAACAAGCAGAACCAGATTCATTAATTATGTTAATTCGGCCTTGTATGTGTTAAAGCAGCTCATAATATTATTAAGTGATGAAAAAAAGGGAACCTGAAGCAGGCTCCCTTTTTCATTGAATTCCTATGCATTTACTGAATCCTGGAGGGTATTATCTTTGTAGCTTTCCGGAACGGCCGCTCCTTGAGCTTCAAGCTCACGAACGAGATTTCGATAATCTGTACTGGAAATTTCATTATGGATATAGGCCTTTTTAGCAAAATCCAATAATTCATTTACATTTTCAGGAGTATACTCCCGCAGCTGATGAAACTTCATTTGTAGTTCGTGAACATTCATGATATTTCCTCCTCTAAATAGATTCGCGGAGAGATTTCTTCCCCGCATCCCGGTAAATGAAAAAGCGGACAAGAAACAATTTGTTTTTTATATCCTAACATAAAAATTTATTTTTCATCGTTTTTAAAAAAATCAAACTTCCGACATCATTCTTCATGGTTAGACAAAAACGGAAAGTACTTCCTTTTTTGATCATATTTTACTTCTTTCACGTTCTGGGCAAATCATTCATATATTGTATTGGTGATAATAAGAAGGATATTGCCAGATATTATCGCTAATATACTTATCTTTTTGAATGGGGAGGATGTTTGCCCATGTTTGGCCGAGTAATGAATAGAACGAATCATATACAGCCTTACGGCCATTTAAATCAAAATGTTTACTTTGATCCATTTTATATGGGGACCAATGGCCAATATTATATGAGGCAGCAGCCATTGCAGAATTATAACCAGGCTGCCGGACAGTATAATCCTTATTATTCGCCTTTTAATATGGAATACCAGCAGCCGCAGCAAATGGCAGGAATGCAGCAAAGTTTTCCGCATCAGTCCTATCCGCAGCAAAATTTTGATCCCGGATATTACTCACATACAGGTTCAAAGAATGCAGGGATATTTCAAAACCCGTTAGAATCTGAGGATTATTATGGAAATCAGCCAAGCAAGCCAGCTGCTCCGCACATGCCATACATGAATCCATATCCAAAGCAATCCTTCATTCCTAAACAGCCGTCCGGAGTGCAAAGTATTATGAATTCCTTTAAAGCCCAGGATGGCTCGCTTGATCTTAATAAAATGGTGGACACTGCAGGACAGATGATGTCTGCAGTCACGCAGGTATCATCCATGGTTAAAGGGATTGGCGGAATATTTAAATCTTAAAGGATCATGGCCGCTTCGGCCTTTTTTTATGTTTTAAATAATCAGACTTGAAAAAATATTGAATATATTTGAAAATAGAATAGCCGGTCTATTTTTCAGACTCTTAACTCATAGGAAATATTATCTATGAGAATTTAATTGTATGATTGACAAAATTTAGATAAAGGTGAAAAAATAAAAAATGACATATACTCATAAAAGGGGGGTTATGATGATTCGTGCTGTGCAGCAAATTTTTATTATCTTTGTATTGATTTTATTACTGGCAGCTCTGCCAAAAATTATATCTGTTGATCCATTGAGCGGGAGTCTGCAATGGAGCTTCGAAAGTCTGCCGCATATTTATGGAGATTTTATTTCTGAAATAAGCAAGGGAAGCCTTGGTACCTATGAGCTTGGGATGCAGAAACGTCCTATAGCCGGGGATATTGCTGATAACTTTTTTACCAGTCTCCATATAGTGTTGATTGCTGTAAATGCTTCCTTAATTATAAGTCTAATTTTCGGGGTATTTATCAGCCGCTTCAGGCTTACTAAGCTATTTGGGGCAATCTTGAATATTCTTGCGGCCATACCTGACTTTATCATCATTGTGATGTCTATGATTCTTGCCGTTAAAATATATAAAATGACCGGTATCAGGGTGATTTCACTCAGGCCGGATGGAGGAGCCCTTAACACCTGGTTTCCGACAGTGCTTGCAGCGATTGCCCCGACGCTATATTTATTTAAGCTCGTGTCGGTCAAATATTATCAGACAAGCGGGGAGGACTATATTAAGACTGCAGTTGCTAAAGGAATGGGCTTAAATTACATAAATTTTCAGCATGTCTTCAAAAATTTAGAGCCATTTATCAAATCTGAACTTGTCAAAGTGATTTCCCTGGCTATTGGCAATCTCTTTATTATTGAACATATTATGAATGTTTCCGGCATAACAAAATTTATTTTTCAGAGCAGCGGGGTTCAGCCGATTGCAATCGGCTTGTTTGCCATGCTTTTGATTTCTTTGATTGTCTATATTTCTAATAGACTTATATTTTATCTGTTTAAACGGGGTTTTATCTATGAATAGGCTGCTAAAAATAAATTACACCTTAATTATCGGAATTGTTATGGTTACCGGCTTGCTTTTTCTTAGCATATTCGGGCCTATTCTTGCACCGCATTCATTAACTTCGATTTTAGAAACACAATATACAAACGGGAAGGTTCTGGCACCGCCACTTGAGCCTTTTGAATCATCCTCCTATCCGCTGGGCACCGATAAATGGGGCTATGATATTTTATCCATGATTTTATATGGATTAAGA
This region includes:
- a CDS encoding DUF2515 domain-containing protein translates to MFLSGKFLNRHEKKEQAIKDHVMKMTAKYNLDNISRTEAYFHFYKKHPEIRWAFLASMVSRNAGWNMCDLEGNCFPKLIGKKFRDMLYITYERANWLIFQDAFPQLLLYHYSTKLNRPMFHLLKTFHVSAFMKQEWLYFWKNRNKKRLMISLVINEQNVIQGPVMEHSIYKNKVFHTMLFSLQDYLHFSSVIFPTCKGELYGASVNGFRSVSKRIDLGKRLAEILFDTSYYDDVYEFASCTIHTGSRHDYEKYFKGRKRRTTPFLRCTYPLITHHIHQFTDWSVKKRVKSKWASESVVLKHPVQITKWYLHKQEQLHKAAKLGKIFRSIG
- a CDS encoding YppE family protein; translation: MIQENSLLQMTELLLEYVEISDSRYKKVKESGEKGDFYNEVKPFADEVKSINDKWKEEAREWVSIHKPRNLYSQQIESASEHIEMVSIQAFFPETSRTRFINYVNSALYVLKQLIILLSDEKKGT
- a CDS encoding YppF family protein, with protein sequence MNVHELQMKFHQLREYTPENVNELLDFAKKAYIHNEISSTDYRNLVRELEAQGAAVPESYKDNTLQDSVNA
- a CDS encoding YppG family protein, which translates into the protein MFGRVMNRTNHIQPYGHLNQNVYFDPFYMGTNGQYYMRQQPLQNYNQAAGQYNPYYSPFNMEYQQPQQMAGMQQSFPHQSYPQQNFDPGYYSHTGSKNAGIFQNPLESEDYYGNQPSKPAAPHMPYMNPYPKQSFIPKQPSGVQSIMNSFKAQDGSLDLNKMVDTAGQMMSAVTQVSSMVKGIGGIFKS
- a CDS encoding ABC transporter permease subunit produces the protein MIRAVQQIFIIFVLILLLAALPKIISVDPLSGSLQWSFESLPHIYGDFISEISKGSLGTYELGMQKRPIAGDIADNFFTSLHIVLIAVNASLIISLIFGVFISRFRLTKLFGAILNILAAIPDFIIIVMSMILAVKIYKMTGIRVISLRPDGGALNTWFPTVLAAIAPTLYLFKLVSVKYYQTSGEDYIKTAVAKGMGLNYINFQHVFKNLEPFIKSELVKVISLAIGNLFIIEHIMNVSGITKFIFQSSGVQPIAIGLFAMLLISLIVYISNRLIFYLFKRGFIYE